The Lutibacter profundi region AAAATTAAACCATCTCAAACAGATAAAGATGATAAATTAATTGTTTTATACGCTTCTGATGTTAAAGCGCAACACAGTTATATTGATGCTGCGAAAGAAAAAGGTTATACGGTATTATTATTGGATTCTCCTATTGTTTCTCATCTATTACAAAAATTAGAAGGAAGCAAAAAAGATGTTCAATTTGTTCGTGTAGATGCTGATCATATTGATAATTTAATTAAAAAAGAAGATACCAAAATAAGTAAACTTTCAGATGAGGAAAAAGAAAAGTTAAAACCTATTATTGAAAAAGTAATTCCTAAAGAAACTTATACCGTTCAATTAGAAGCTTTGGATTCTAATGCCAATCCTTTTATTATTACGCAACCTGAATTTATGCGACGTATGAAAGAAATGCAAGCAACTGGTGGAGGAGGAATGATGGGAATGGGTAATTTCCCTGAAATGTACAATTTAGTTGTTAATACCAATAACGATTTGGTTAGTGAAATTTTAAGCACTAAAACTAAAAAGAAACAAGAGCGTTTAATTCAACAGGCTTTTGATTTAGCAAAACTATCTCAAGGTCTTTTACAAGGTGAAGAATTAACCAATTTTATAAAACGCAGTTTTCAAATGGTAAAATAACCTTAAAATTAAACTATTTAACAAACAATTAATAAAAAGTCTCAATTAATATTGAGACTTTTTTTAGTATTTTTACTGCTTATAAAATTATTGGCATTTTTTTTGCACTAAAGTACCCAATGTAAATAGTTATGACGCAAAACTTCAAAATAGCAACTCTAGCCTTTTTAATTACGCTACTAAATTCTTTTGCCCTATTTTCTCAAATTGATAGTACAAAAACAATAAACAACGAAGTTGGTGTTACTATTTCAACAAACCAATTAAAAGCGAATCCATCAACCACAAAAACAAACCCAAATATTAATTTTAATATTAATAAAAAAATAAATACCAAAGCAATAAATCAACATTTAAAGAAATATTCTAATAACAACAACTCTAACATGCTTCTTGAAAATCGCCCTGAAGATAAAGACATTATAGGAGTAAAATATTGGAAAGGTAAAGATGTAACTCACAAAAGTTTAGCGAGCACTTATGGTTTAGGAACTGTAACCACCACTAGCCGAATTGTTAAAATTGAAACAAGAGATCACAGTTATATTGATGGTGATCGTATTAAAATTTATTTGAATGAACAGGTTATAAGTAATAATGTTGGTTTAAAAGGAAGCTATTTTGTAATTTATGTTAAACTAAAAGATGGCTATAACAGAATTGATTTTCAAGCATTAAACCAAGGTTTCTCAGGACCTAATACCGCTGAATTTAGTTTGTATGATGCCAATGGAAATTTACTATCTGATAGAGAATGGAATTTAACAACTGGGCAAACCGCTACATTAGGAGTTATAAAACAATAAATTATTTATATGGTTTTAGCTGCCTCAGGAATTATCATTCAAAATAAAAAAATTCTTCTTTTACAGCGCTCAAATTACACTGAAAATTACCCTGAATATTGGGGTTGCCCTGGTGGAAGAGCTAATAAAGGTGAAACTGCGGAACAAAATGTAATTAGAGAAGTAAAAGAAGAGTGCAATTTAAACTTCTATCCTACTTCAATTTTAAAAAAAGGTATTTGGCAAGACAGAAATTATTATCGTTTTTTGGGAAACTGGTCTGGAAAAATAAAAATTCAGGAATTAGAAGTGTTAGATTATAATTGGTTTTCTTATAATGAAGCCATCAAACTTCAATTATCCTTTGATTATAAAGAAGTTATAGAATTACTTTATAAAAAACAATTACTATAAGCTGTTATGTATGAATTAATATAAAACTAGGGTTTTAAGCCAATTTTAGTTAATTGTTTTATACTTGCGTTGGTTAAAATAAAAATAGCCGTTAAATAGCAAACTTAAAACTTGACACTTAACTACTATTTTCTTGTATTAGATGTGAGTTTCTTATTTAATCTACAGGAATCAATTCAGTTCCTCCTCCTGTTGTGCTTGGAAGTACATCAAACAATCTATATTTCCAATCGCTACAACCACATTCATTAATTGCTTTAACTCCAATGTTTAATTGCCCACTTTAATATGGTTTAACATCTTTATATGCAGAATAACTCTAATTTCTAACTTGACTATTGGGTATTAGCCATTCAAAAGTGAAATTAAAAGCGCTAATAGACCCTGCATTTTCTATATTTGTTGCGTTAAGTTCTTGAATTCAGAATCTATTATTTTAAAATTCATGTTGGCAACAATAATGATTGACATTCTAACTAATTTAATAAAATTTGGAGATGATGTTGTTTTGGTGTATATTTACATCAAAAATATAAAATTATGACAAGACAAAGTATTTCATTTACTGAGCCGAATGATAATTGGTTAAAGGCTCAAATTGAAAATAAAGAATATTCGAGTAAAAGTGAATTAGTTAATGATTTGATTAGACAAGCAAGAAAACAACAAGCTCAAATTGATTGGATTAGTTCCAAATTGGAAAGAGCTGAAAAAAGTGGATTTACTACAGATTCTAAAGAACATATTTTGGCTCAATCAAAATCCTTATTGAATGACTAATTTTAGGCTGAGTAATACGGCAAAAGAAGATTTAATAAGAATTCATCATTACGGAGTAAAAACATTTGGAGAAAAACAAGCGGATAAATACTTTGATTCGTTTTTTGAATATTTTGATAGAATATCAAAAAGTCCATATTCATTTGAATCCGTTGATTATATTAAAATAGGATATAGAAGATGTGTTTGTGGTTCTGATTCAATTTATTTTAGGATAAATGAAAATGATAAAGCTGTAGAAATTATGACAATAATTGGACGACAAGAGTTGAAAAATTTACTTTAAAAATTACAGTTGACAACAAATCATAAAATTTATGCTTAAATTTAGATTTAGTACGAACCGACAAACATTTTAACAAACCGAGGTTGCTATATTCGTGTAGCAACTTTATTTTTTTAAACTGTTTATTTTCATAAGAGTTGTTTTTAAATGTTACTATTTTTTTCTAAATGGATTTAAAAACCATTTCTATAGTAAACATATCTTCTATAAAAACAGCCGTTTTTTTAGTATATGACTGAATTAGGTTTCTACATTTACTTCTACTAAGTTCAGCAACCATACAGAAGTACTATTTAATAGTATATAAAAGGAAATTTATAGCAATTATTTAATTTTCATATAAGCAATTTACAGGTTTGGGGTTACAATCTTTTTCTCAGGTTAAATGTAAAAAAAAAAGACTTGTCAAAATTTTACACTATTTTTTTATTGAATTTTTAAAGTTTATGGTTTTTCCTTACTTTTAATCCTACAAATATGTACACTTTAACAATTAATTAGTAAATTAAAGCCTATGTAAGTGTAACTTTTTTATTTTAGTATCGTCTTTTAAATATAATAATGCTACAAAGTCTTAGTTTTACATAAGAGAAAACTATGTCAAGTTGAGTAAAATTATGAAAGGTTTTTAAATTGAAATCCCGTAATTTTCTAATATATAATTAAGATTATAACTAGCCAAAACTACATTATTAAAACTATTTATTCTCATACCGTACCTGAGGGAATTGAAAATATTCGATTACAAGAATATGCTCCTAAAATTTTTTACAACTACATCCCTTCAAATGCTGGAGTTAAAAAAGCTATTAAACAAGGTCGGTTTTTAGTTAATAAAAGTAAAGGTTTTACAGCAACTTGGATAAACTCTGGACAAGTAATAAAATTAATTGAAAATTCATCAACTAAACCCAAAGTTTATGAATTTAACTTAGATGTTATTTTTGAAGATGATTTTATAGCTGCAATAATAAAACCTGCCGGAATTACGGTTAGTGGTAATGCATTCAAAACAATAGCAAATGCATTAGCTTTTAACTTGAAAAAAAGCTCTCAACAAGACGCTTTAGACATTCCAACACCTGTTCACAGATTAGACAATCAAACTTCTGGGATATTGCTAATTGCCAAAACCAAAACGGCACAAATTGAGTTAGGAAAACAATTTACCAATCAAACTATTCAAAAAAAATATTATGCTATTTCCATTGGTAAAGTAACTAAAAACCAAAATATTACCTTAAGTATTGATGGTAAATTTGCTGAAACAAGTTTTGAGATTGTAAAGGTTGTGAAATCCTTGAAATTTAACGCATTAACTTGTCTAAAAATCTCTCCAAAAACAGGAAGAACACATCAAATTCGCATTCATTTAGCATCTATTGGTCATCCTATTTTAGGCGATAAATTGTATGGAAATAAAGAAACCCTTCACAAGGGTAAAGGGCTTTTTTTATGTGCCTCAGAAATACAATTTTCACATCCAAAAACATCAAAAATAATTCACCTAAAAATTAATATACCTCATAAATTTAAATCGGTATTCATTCGTGAAAGACGCCGTTGGAAAACTTACAATAATTAATAACAAATCATTAAGAAAACAAATCGTCTAAAACTTTTGCCAAACGAATTCCTCCTTTTTGTAATTGAGAGCGCACTAAAGCAAAATGATTGTACATATAAGCATAACGCAAATTTTCACCAACTTTAACAGAAGCATATGTTTTTATACTTAATTTATGAGTTTCGTTCACCCAATCAATAATGGATCCTTCTTCTAAAAATTTCACTTGCTCTTTTGAAATTTTATCAGCATTATCAGCAAGTTCCGTATAAGCCATACCAAACTGATTAATCATTTTAGTGTCCCAAACTGCATGTAAATTGGTGCCCGCGCCAAACCATTGAACTTGAATCATATTTCCTCCCTTATCTTCTTTTCTTCCAGCATGCATTGGCTGATGCAAATCTCCTATTAAATGAACCAATAGTTTTAAATAAAAAGCTTTTTCCTCTTTAGTACTGTTTTTATCCTTAATTACTTCTTTGCATTTTGCAATTCCAGTAACTAAATCTCCTTTTTTGTTTTTTATAGAATGCTGATAATCAACGTTAAAAGGCATATTTACATAATGCCAAGTATAAAATTCATCATAATGTCTATCTGATTTAATATCATCAGCAAAAGTTGAAACAAGCGCCAAACTTTGCCCATTTAATAATTCAGCTATTTTATGTTTCGTTTTATTTTTCAAATACTGATTGGCAATTTCTCCAATTGTTCTATGTCCTGTTTTTCCCCAATATGGATTAGCAGTACTAACCTGTGTAGTAACAATTAAAAGAACGACTATAAAACTAATTTTTTTTACAATTTTCATTTTTATAAATTTTTACAAAGTTACTTATAAAGTTTGTTAAAAATTTGGTAAAATTTAAAAAAAATTATATATCTTTATGATATTATTTTAATATCATTTAAATTCATTATTATGAATAAAGAAAAAATTATAAAAGTATCTAACGGTTATTTTATGCTTTCCCTTCTGGTTCTATTAATTGCTGGAGGTATTTTTAATATAATCAACTCAATCATCTGGTTATTTTTTAGTTGTTTTATCCTATCAATTATTCTCCTTCCTGGTTTCTTTTTGGTAAACCCAAATACTTCAAAAGTAATTTTACTTTTTGGCAAATACATTGGTACCGTAAAAGAAAATGGTTTTTACTGGGCAAATCCATTATATCGCAAAAGAGGAATTTCATTAAGAGCCAGCAACTTTGATAGTGAACGTGTAAAAGTTAATGACAAACTTGGAAATCCAATTATGATTAGTACCATTTTGGTTTGGAAAGTAAAAAACACTTTTAAAGCTGCATTTGATGTAGATAATTATGAAAATTTTGTACGTGTACAATCTGATGCTGCCGTTAGAAAATTAGCAAGTTTATATCCGTATGACAATTTTGAAGATGAAGGTATGGAAGAAGAAATTACGCTTAGAGCAAGTGTAAATGAAGTTAGTGAAGCCCTAGAAAAAGAACTTTCTGAACGATTGGACATGGCTGGAATTGAAGTTTTAGAAGCACGTATTGGATACTTAGCCTATGCCCAAGAAATTGCAGGCGCTATGTTAAAACGTCAACAAGCAACAGCTATTGTAGCTGCACGCCATAAAATAGTAGAAGGTGCAGTTAGTATGGTTGAAATGGCTTTAGATGAATTAAGCAAAAAAAATATTGTTACATTAGATGAAGAACGAAAAGCTGCAATGGTAAGCAATTTAATGGTAGTTCTTTGCTCTGACAAAGACACCATTCCAATAGTTAATACAGGAACTTTAAATCATTAACATGGTTGTTCAAGTTCTAACGGTGATTATTTTATTAATACTAAAATTGTCATCAATCTTTTTAATTTAAATTTACCATAAATGAAAGAGTATAAAATTGTGAAGCCTGAAAGCAGGTGGACTACTAAAGATAAAACTTTCGAAGATTTATTTAACAAGTATGCTTCCCAAGGTTGGCAAATTATTAGTATTTCTTATGCGCAATCTGGAAATATTCAAAAAGCGGTTTTGAAAGAAATAAAAATAGATAAACTTACTATATTATGAAAGTTTACTTGGAAAAACAACGGTTTAATCAACCACTAGTAATTGTAGGGTTATCAATAGCCTTTATTGTTATTGGTTTTTCTACTATGAAAGAATGGGAAACCATAGCGCAAAATAGCTTTACTGAAAAAATTGGAACATTAAGTGGCTTACTCATAATTATATTAGTTTCCTTACTTTTTCTAAACTTAAATCTTAAAACTAGAATTGATGAAAAAGGGATCTATTATCAATATAAACCACTACATTTTTCATTTAGACTAATTACTTGGGAAAGTATTTCTAAATGTTACATAAGAAATTATAATGGTATTTCTGAATATGGTGGATGGGGAATAAAATTTAGTTTTAGAAAAAATAGTGGACGAGCATTCACTACAAAAGGAAATATTGGGTTACAAATAGAATTGAAAGACGGACGTAAAATTTTGATTGGAACTCAAAAAAAAGAAGAATTACAAAGAGTTATTAATACATACCAACATAAAATCACAAGTAATGAAGCATAAATTTCACATCATAATTTTTAGTTTAGTTTCTTTTTTATCATTTGCTCAGGAAAAAAATTATAAAGAAACTTCCATTAACATTCCTACAAAGTCTGTAACACTAAAAGGAACATTATTAACAGCTATTTCAAATAAAAAAACTCCTTTAGTTATCATAATTCCAGGTTCTGGTCCAACAGACAGAGATGGCAATAATGCACAAATGAAAAATAATTCATTGAAGTTTTTAGCTGAAAGTTTAGCTAAAAATAATATTACTTCCTATAGATATGATAAAAGTGTACTTTCTTTCACCCCAAAAGATAAAACTCTTATTGATTCATTAACTTTTGAAACTTTTATTAATGAAGCTAAATCTGTGATTAAATACTTTAAAAAAAATAAAAATTATTCAAAAATAATAGTTGCAGGTCACAGTCAAGGAAGTTTAGTTGGTATGATTGCTACACATAATATTGCTGATGCATTTATTTCGTTGGAAGGTGCAGGAAGAACAATTGATAAAATTATTACAGAGCAAATAAATAAACAAGCTCCCTTTTTAAAAGATGAAACTGCCAGCGTTTTAAGTGAATTAAAAAAAGGAAATGTTGTTGAAAAATTTAACCCAATGCTAAATTCATTATTCAACAAACAAGTACAGCCCTTTTTAATTTCTTGGATAAAATACAATCCTCAACAAGAAATTAAAAAATTAACCATTCCAGTTTTAATAATAAATGGAACTAATGATATTCAAGTTTCTATTTCAGATGCTGAATTATTGCATAAAGCAAACTCTACATCAGAATTAGTATTAATTAAAAACATGAATCATATTTTTAAAGAAATAAATGGAGACATAAACGAGAACATGCTATCCTATACAAACCCTAATTTACCTATTATGAAAGAATTAGTAAATTCAATAACAACTTTTATAAAAAATAGCAACTAAAGATATGGCTAAGAAAAAAGCATTTGCCTTACGTATTAATGAAGATATGCTTAAAGCTATTGAAAAATGGGCAGCCGATGAGTTTAGATCCACTAACGGTCAGTTAGAATGGATGCTAAATAAGTGCCTAAAAGAAGCCAAAAGGCATCCTAAAAAACCTCTATCTAAAGAATAATTTGAATAATTATCTTATTTTTTTGGATGCACTAAAGTCATTTCGTCAATTAAATTTTTAGCACCTGCATATTTATCTATAATAAATAGCACATACCTAATATCTACCATAATGTTTCTACAAATAGCAGGGTCATAATTCATATCACTCATAGTTCCTTCCCAAACCCTATCAAAATTTAAACCTATTAAATTCCCATAAGCATCAATTGTTGGACTACCTGAATTTCCTCCTGTTGTATGATTGGTTCCTAAAAAATTCACAGCCATTTTCCCATTTTCACCATATTGTCCATAATCTTTTGATTTGTATAAATCTTGTAATTTTTGCGGCACATCAAATTCGTAATCATCTGGAACATACTTTTCTATTACACCTTCTAAATAACTAACTGGTTCATAATAAACAGCATCTCTTGGTTTGTAACCTCTAACTTGCCCGTAAGTTACTCTAAGTGTACCATTAGCATCTGGAAAAAACCTTTTAGTTGGAAATACTTCCATCAAGGCTTTCATATACTTTTTTTGAACTGCTGAAATTTGCATATTTAGCTGTTGAAATTTAGGTTCAATTTTATTATAAAAAGTAGTGTGTAATTCTTTTCCAAATTGATAACCTATATCTGCGTTTAATTTTTGTGAGACTTCTTTTCCTGAGCCAGATAATAATTCTTTAACACCTTCAAAAGATGTTATTTTAGAATTTGTATAAATATTATTTGTAATTTTTGTAAAAGAAGTATCTTTCATAACTGAAGGCACAAACTCTTTTGGTGTTTTTTTAGCGTATAAGCTAACTAATTTTTCAAATACTGGTTTATCTACCTCTGCACTATAATTTTTGAAAATTCCTTTTAGTTTGGCTAAAGTAGCTTCTCTTGATTTTTCAAAACCTTGTTCCCCACCTCTTAAGTAAGCTTGTTCAACTTGAAACATCCTGAAGGAAATACCCAATAATTCAACATTTCTATAAACAACTTCTACCCAGTAATCTCGAGCTAATGAGACGCTTTCAATTTCTTTATATAATTGTTTAAAATCAG contains the following coding sequences:
- a CDS encoding NUDIX hydrolase, which produces MVLAASGIIIQNKKILLLQRSNYTENYPEYWGCPGGRANKGETAEQNVIREVKEECNLNFYPTSILKKGIWQDRNYYRFLGNWSGKIKIQELEVLDYNWFSYNEAIKLQLSFDYKEVIELLYKKQLL
- a CDS encoding ribbon-helix-helix domain-containing protein — its product is MTRQSISFTEPNDNWLKAQIENKEYSSKSELVNDLIRQARKQQAQIDWISSKLERAEKSGFTTDSKEHILAQSKSLLND
- a CDS encoding type II toxin-antitoxin system RelE/ParE family toxin; the protein is MTNFRLSNTAKEDLIRIHHYGVKTFGEKQADKYFDSFFEYFDRISKSPYSFESVDYIKIGYRRCVCGSDSIYFRINENDKAVEIMTIIGRQELKNLL
- a CDS encoding RluA family pseudouridine synthase, translating into MKPAGITVSGNAFKTIANALAFNLKKSSQQDALDIPTPVHRLDNQTSGILLIAKTKTAQIELGKQFTNQTIQKKYYAISIGKVTKNQNITLSIDGKFAETSFEIVKVVKSLKFNALTCLKISPKTGRTHQIRIHLASIGHPILGDKLYGNKETLHKGKGLFLCASEIQFSHPKTSKIIHLKINIPHKFKSVFIRERRRWKTYNN
- a CDS encoding S1/P1 nuclease, with the protein product MKIVKKISFIVVLLIVTTQVSTANPYWGKTGHRTIGEIANQYLKNKTKHKIAELLNGQSLALVSTFADDIKSDRHYDEFYTWHYVNMPFNVDYQHSIKNKKGDLVTGIAKCKEVIKDKNSTKEEKAFYLKLLVHLIGDLHQPMHAGRKEDKGGNMIQVQWFGAGTNLHAVWDTKMINQFGMAYTELADNADKISKEQVKFLEEGSIIDWVNETHKLSIKTYASVKVGENLRYAYMYNHFALVRSQLQKGGIRLAKVLDDLFS
- a CDS encoding SPFH domain-containing protein — its product is MNKEKIIKVSNGYFMLSLLVLLIAGGIFNIINSIIWLFFSCFILSIILLPGFFLVNPNTSKVILLFGKYIGTVKENGFYWANPLYRKRGISLRASNFDSERVKVNDKLGNPIMISTILVWKVKNTFKAAFDVDNYENFVRVQSDAAVRKLASLYPYDNFEDEGMEEEITLRASVNEVSEALEKELSERLDMAGIEVLEARIGYLAYAQEIAGAMLKRQQATAIVAARHKIVEGAVSMVEMALDELSKKNIVTLDEERKAAMVSNLMVVLCSDKDTIPIVNTGTLNH
- a CDS encoding DUF4177 domain-containing protein, coding for MKEYKIVKPESRWTTKDKTFEDLFNKYASQGWQIISISYAQSGNIQKAVLKEIKIDKLTIL
- a CDS encoding alpha/beta hydrolase yields the protein MKHKFHIIIFSLVSFLSFAQEKNYKETSINIPTKSVTLKGTLLTAISNKKTPLVIIIPGSGPTDRDGNNAQMKNNSLKFLAESLAKNNITSYRYDKSVLSFTPKDKTLIDSLTFETFINEAKSVIKYFKKNKNYSKIIVAGHSQGSLVGMIATHNIADAFISLEGAGRTIDKIITEQINKQAPFLKDETASVLSELKKGNVVEKFNPMLNSLFNKQVQPFLISWIKYNPQQEIKKLTIPVLIINGTNDIQVSISDAELLHKANSTSELVLIKNMNHIFKEINGDINENMLSYTNPNLPIMKELVNSITTFIKNSN
- a CDS encoding Arc family DNA binding domain-containing protein is translated as MAKKKAFALRINEDMLKAIEKWAADEFRSTNGQLEWMLNKCLKEAKRHPKKPLSKE